The sequence CCAGCTGTGATTCACATTGTCGAAGAAGCCTTTAATATCCGCTTCTACAACGTGGTGAACCTTCTTTTGCTGAATAGTTCTGCCTAAAGTGTCCAAACATGTGTGGCAACTGCGCCCAGGCCGGTACCCATAGCTGCTATCTTCAAAAGCCTCTTCATATATCGGTTCCAATACTCTTTTCACCGACAGTTCCACAAGCTTATCTTCGAAATTACTGATGCCCAGCGGCCTACCCTTCTTGCTCCCAGGTTTTGGGATGTAGGTTCGGCGTTTGGGTTGCGGATGATATCCCATCCTTTTCAGTCTGCTTGATAAATCATGCAGATTATCTTTCAGCTTTTGTCCGTATTCTTCCTTTATTACTCCGTCTATACCGGAGGCCTTGTTGGCTTCCAGTGCTCCGTAGCAGTCCAGTAAATTGTCCGGGTCCGTCACATGATGATACAATGACGTAAATACCACTCCGGGCTCTTTACGGGCCTTCTTTCCTATCCGTGCAAGATCTGTTGTCACAGTTATTCACTCCTTGTATAGTGCCTGTGTGGCTGTTTAACACGGGCTGTTAACCGTAGGGACTTTCGCTCAGCGGGGATTAGCCGCCTCATTGCTAAACCATTGCGGTTACACCAGTCCCTATCCCTCGCATCGGCGTCTTCTGGCCATCCTCCTTTTCATGTTGGATGGCCATACTCGGCTACTATTCACCCGATCCGGAATGTTTCACCAAGAACCTTTGGGTCTTTCCGATGCTTGCCTGGTTACTTCACTATCGTTGCTCGCTCGATGCTGTCTGTGACCCCGGGGAGTCAGCATGTACGTGTCATTTTGATACCTGCTGTTTTGCCTGCGCCCGCATTGATGGGATCGGCTCTCACCAAAATACACATTTCTCGGGGCTATGGGTCAGATTCAGGGCATACACCCTTCACCTCGCTGAGCTTGCACATCTTTCTAAGCATGTGCTAAAGGGCGGATGACCAGTCCTTACCCTTAAGGGCCTCTTTTCCCTCTCAATAATGAACCAGCGCCAGGTTCGAACCAATGCTTTTGTTATTGAATACTGATTTCAGATAGGCTTGGGCGAGCATGTATAGACATATCTATCGCTTTTGGAGCATCCCTCATTAGTCAACTTAAGTATGTAGAAAGTTTACCATTGCGTTTTCAGGTGATGAATGATTATCTTTAATAAGATTGATTTTCGGTTTTGGGGCATCCTGATATTAAAATGATTAATATCATCAAATTTTCAGGATATGCCGTTAGCCATCGGTTAATAAGGGAACAGGAACAGATCGGGCTACACATCATATTGTTGTTAGAAATAGGATCAAATGAATAGAGAGTTGAGACAGCAGCTTGAAACCATGACTTTGAAACTGAGTGTAGCAGAGCATTCTGCTACTCTTGAGAAGCTGCGAGCAGAGTTTGGGCACTCAGTGGAAATAGTAGCAAGCGAACATCCAATAGAGGAATATACGTGTGTAGTACATGCGTTTTCCTTAGTTAACGACCCCACCTATGTGGAAGTGGCTAGCTTTGGATTAGGACGCACCTTTGCAGGAGCTGACTTCATTAGATTTGTTCTTAAGCATGATTTATTGAAGGCCCGGGATTCAACAAATTGCGCCCATGGAGACTTTGTAATGTATTTCCAAGAGGGCCTGTTTCAGCACGTCGGCCGCTTAATGACCCGAGATCGTGCACTCTCAAAATGGGGCACAGGGCATCTTTACAAACACGGTCTCTGGGAAGTCCCATTTACGTACGGAGAAGAAGTGCGCATGTTCAAATGCCCCAACAAAGAACGATGCTTGGAATTGTTTATTGCGTACGCGGAAGACTGAAGGCTGTACCCAGGGGAACCATACATGAGTTGATACTTGCCTGACTTGGAGCTTAACTTTACTTAACAATTTTACCGTAATTTTTCCTTCAGAAAACCCTCTGGTTTGGGCAAAGGGCTTTCCAAAGGAAAAATTATTAAGAAAAAGGCGCTGTCAGATGTTGTAATGATCTCACTGAGACTGGTGTTAAGTCATCTTCGTCCAGCGACACTTTAACAATTTACCACCTTTAACCTAAAACCATCATCTTTTCTAATAACTTCTTTCATTTGTACATGACGCCATTCATGATCAGATAGTATATTTCGTATCTTCATTCTTTTCTTGGGTGTCAAATTCAACCCGAAAATTACAACTTTAAGTTCGGAAGGTGAAAACTGAACATTGCCTGGCTTCCCTCTTATAATTCGCACCTCATTTTCATATTCCCAAGCTTTAGATTTGACAACTAACCCCATTGACAATAACGATACCCAAAACTCATTCCATTCAGGTGGTTGAGTATATTTTGCAAATTTTATAAAATAATCAACAAACGGATTGTCCTCAGAATAGTGGACGTCGTTTTTACCAATAATAGCATTTGATTCATTATATTCGGTAAATGCTTTGGACAAAGTAAAACCTAATGAAAAACCAGTATGACTCTCCGTGTAGTGCGACCACATTAACACATTATTTTTCTCTTTTGAGAGGGAGAATACAGCTGATCGTTTAACGTCATTTTCAATCTTGGCATATATATCTTCTAACCTTCCTAACTTTTGAAGTTTATCTTTTACTGTCGAGTCTTCCTTTTGTGCGAGTTCAACTGCCGACTTTAAAGCACTATAAATTCCAATTTGGCAGTCAACAGGATCATTGAAGTGTTTTGGATCAGAAAAATAGAACTCCCTATTTTTAAGTATAGATAAAGACCGGCAATTATATGGCCTGTATTTGTATAGGATTTGATTATTCATATTTGCCTACCAGATTCCTATAACAGCCATGGGCTGACCTGGTCTATCAATACCCAGACTCAACCCACAACAAAACATGAAAATACTTTAACAACTTATTGGTACTTTCATATAAAATATAACACCAACCGTACGTTTAGCCAAGTCTGCCATGAATAGCCTGGAAAACAGAAATATTTGGACTCCCGGTATAGAAAAATGGGCGGTCGATATTCCATGCTATCAAGAATGACTTGTGGGTTTTAATTTTTTGGGTCCTTAAGTTGAGGATGAGTTTTTTTACTTTTGACAAGCAGATATCTCAGCTCTTAATTCTTCCAACTCTATATTTAATTTCTCTTTAGTCTGATTAAAATAGTCATCCCAATCTTCAATATCCATAATGGTTTGAAATGGTTCACTTTCTTTAATAGCTATAATCTCAGATTCAATCGCTTGTAATTTGTTTTTAAGGCGATTGATAGTTAATTTTAATATGTCTTTATCGGTTAGATCATCACTTTTATTCGTTGTTAAGATTCCTTTTTCTAAGCTTTCTAATATTTCAGTTACTCTTTTCAAATCATTTTTTGCATTTGCGTCGTTAAGTTTTTTGAAGATTGTCTCAGCTTGTTTTTGAATTTCTGCGGGTTCGTTAGCGAATTTATCAGGGTGACATAAAACTGTAGCTTTATGATATTTCTGTTTCAATTCGTCTTTTTGTTCTTTATCTAAACGGCATATGTCTTTTTCTTGTTCATCGTCGAAATATTCCTCATATTCTTTTTCATCCTTTCTCGCCTCTTCAAATTTTTCTTTATCATCTTTGAATTGGATTTTTCGCAATCTCAATATCTCAAGAATAATGTCTCCCAATTCGATGGCATGTCGGTTCTGAAATTCTGAGAGAATCTTGTTTAACTCGACCTTTTCATTGTCAAATGCAGTTAGCTGATTTTCTAAATTTTTCAGTTCAAGCTTTAGAGCAGCAATTTCAGGATCAATCCAAATTGATAACTTTTGATTTTTTGAAATGAACTTTTGGATTCGTTTAATTGCTTCCGCAAATTCATTTCTATTGATGTGCAGGATTATTTTTTCAATGTCAGAATTAAAATCAAACTCTTTCAGCTTTAATGTTCCTCTTTCCAACTCGTCAATGTCTTCGAGCAACATATAATTTTTTAGTATTTCTAATCTTTTTATTATGCTATTTAATGAAAATTTTTCTTGTGAATCATCGCTGTCTGGATAATATTTTTGCTTAATTTTATTAAATTCAAAAATAAATTGTTCGGCCAATGTGGTGTCGTTATTTGTAATAACTATATTTTCAAAATTCTTTTCTGCTTTATAGCTCCAATTGTAGGACCCCGTTATAACATTACAATGATCTATGACACAAAATTTATTATGCATTAATTCTGTGTCACCATTCCCAATTTTAAACACCTTTGAAGAATTTATATTGAGAAAATCGAAGTTTATTGAAGATTTTTTATTGATATGATCGTCGGAAATAATCAAGTAAATAGCGCAACCGCTTTTCGCCTT comes from uncultured Desulfobacter sp. and encodes:
- a CDS encoding DUF2971 domain-containing protein; the protein is MNNQILYKYRPYNCRSLSILKNREFYFSDPKHFNDPVDCQIGIYSALKSAVELAQKEDSTVKDKLQKLGRLEDIYAKIENDVKRSAVFSLSKEKNNVLMWSHYTESHTGFSLGFTLSKAFTEYNESNAIIGKNDVHYSEDNPFVDYFIKFAKYTQPPEWNEFWVSLLSMGLVVKSKAWEYENEVRIIRGKPGNVQFSPSELKVVIFGLNLTPKKRMKIRNILSDHEWRHVQMKEVIRKDDGFRLKVVNC
- a CDS encoding phospholipase D-like domain-containing protein, which produces MQTEAVFENIAERIQLEISNAKSSVFIAVAWFTNKNIFNELVKKAKSGCAIYLIISDDHINKKSSINFDFLNINSSKVFKIGNGDTELMHNKFCVIDHCNVITGSYNWSYKAEKNFENIVITNNDTTLAEQFIFEFNKIKQKYYPDSDDSQEKFSLNSIIKRLEILKNYMLLEDIDELERGTLKLKEFDFNSDIEKIILHINRNEFAEAIKRIQKFISKNQKLSIWIDPEIAALKLELKNLENQLTAFDNEKVELNKILSEFQNRHAIELGDIILEILRLRKIQFKDDKEKFEEARKDEKEYEEYFDDEQEKDICRLDKEQKDELKQKYHKATVLCHPDKFANEPAEIQKQAETIFKKLNDANAKNDLKRVTEILESLEKGILTTNKSDDLTDKDILKLTINRLKNKLQAIESEIIAIKESEPFQTIMDIEDWDDYFNQTKEKLNIELEELRAEISACQK